The following nucleotide sequence is from Aedes aegypti strain LVP_AGWG chromosome 3, AaegL5.0 Primary Assembly, whole genome shotgun sequence.
cacaaaattagCACTCAACTACGCCTACTAAGTGTTCCAGACAGGCTAACCATTTCAGTGAACTTCATCAACATAACTGATTGGTGTTTCCACACATTCACATTGTGCTTCGTAAATATTCACATGTTGCTATGGTTACGCCGGTAGTGCGCATGTGATAACAATATAAGAATATCCTTTATTTCGGCACATTTTTATAGCATAAGCAACGAAAACACACATGTTGTTGTTCAAGGTTAAGGACAAAAAACTGCAATGTGTTTGTTATTTTAGGCTACTGCTAAAGACGTTGATCATAATTTGTGCCAAACCTATTTTGTTCCACCCACAAAATCTCATTCAATTAGTGCAAAATCGTGATAATAAATTACCGTTGGTTTAATACACCATTCACAACGACCACATACTCGATTGTCTCTATCGTCCATGCCAATCGTTGCCATGTGAACGATAGATTGAAACACAAAACAAGTGCCTACTAGATATCTTTCGTCCAGTTGTGCAAGCAGATTGTAGTTCCGAAAATATCAAATTATCCttttaatttgtaatttttatccTTCAAATGGAAGATTTCAACAATAATTCTTCGTCGCGGTCGTCTTCGGAACGGCCAACGTCGCGACGCGGAGGCGGCATGAGCACCGGCGCCGGTGGAATTTTCAACTCGTTCAACGATTCGTCCTCGCCGAGTCCGATTGGAATCCTGAGACCAGGAACGGCTATGAAGTAAGTGTGATTCCGATGAATTGCGAATCTGAAAATCAATTTATAGTCATCGGAAAAAGATGtctattgaatatttttgatcgattttcattTTACTAGAGCTCCTTCGGCTGTACGAGGAGGTACCGCAAGCCGGTTGACCGCGTCCAATGTCCTGTCGGCCAATTCATCTGCCTCGACTCAGAGAATCGGGACGGCGCTGGGAAATGCTGGAACTGTAAGTAATTAGGTTGAATTTTCACTAAACTTGACCTTCAAATCGTCTATACTGAACACTCTagtcacagaatcctgagagattctctcagtaaTCTTTAGAAATACCTCCGGAATATCGAAAGACTTCTCCGGAATATCTAAATACTCCTCCGGAATATCGAAATGCTCCTCCGGAATCTCGACAGATTCACTCCAGAATCTCGGTAGATTCACTCCAGAATCTCGGTAGATTCACTCCGGAATCTCGGGAGATTCACTCCGGAATCTCGGGAGATTCACTCCGTAATCTCGGAAGATTCACTCCGTAATCTCTGGTGATTCGCTTTGTTATCTTGGAAGATTCCCCCCGGCAGCCGGGGAGATTTCTCCCGGATGCTTGAGAATTTTCACCGGAAGCTTTAGGGATTTTCACAGAAATCTCAAAAGATTCCCCCCGGAAGCTTGAGTGCTTACCCTTTAATCTTGGAAAATTCCCTTCgctcaataaataaatatttatcgCAAAACGTGTTTCATCTTTCTGAACCTTTTCCTCACTCAAGCGCATGACCGAGCGTCCCATTACCCAACACGGCATAAGTGGGTTGTCCACTTCCTACGGTAGAATCGGAACGGCCACCGGAAACCGCCAGGTCAAAGATAAACGCTACTGGCAGGCAGTGCTCCAAAGCAAAATCCAGGAAATATCGCAAGAGACCGAGAAGCTCCTGAAagagaagaaattcctagaccGGGAGAAATCCGCTCGCAAACTTTACGAAAAGCGCGTCAAAGATTCCGCCAAAGAGCTAACCAAGCTGCAGTCGACGCTCACTTCTATGAACATCGCTCTGGACAACTGCAGTTCCGGAATGACACGGCAGCAGCTCCAGAACGAAACGCTGGCCCTTCGAGAGCGCAATGAGCACATTCAGGAGCAGCTGGAAATCGTATTCAAGCAGCGGCAAATCAAGGACGCCGAGAACCGTGAACTGGAAGCGGAAGCCGAAAAggagaaaaacaaaatcaatgaaatgaTATTCTCGCTACCAGATGCCGACCAACAGAAGTACCGGGAATACCAGGCCCTGTCGGATAGCCTCCGGCAGCAGAACACTATCTACCACAACCAGATCAGTGaacttgaaaaacaaaaagatcGACTCAACACGATGATTATGAACTCACAAACGCGCACGGAAGCTCACCGGTTGAAGTCGAAGCTCAAGGAGCTGATTGCAAAACGCAATCAAATGCGCGACGAAGAGAGCAATCGTCTATCACCCGCACAAGAGCGGGAAAAGTTGATCAACGAGGTTCGTTCAAACAATCAGGCACTTTCGAGCATTGGGAAACAGTTGAAGATTATCGAAGATCAACTGAACGAGAAGAAAGAAATGCTACAGCAGATTGATCAGGACTTAGAGGAAGGGAACTCGGAACGACATATCAAGTACAAGGAGTTGAAGAAACGGGATGAAGTAATGTCCGCTTTTATGGACTCATTTCAGCAAAGTCTGGCGGTTGAAAAGCAAAGTTTGTTTGGTTTAATAATTTGTCGATCACattttaacaaatttacttcattTCAGACGTGGAGTcccttaaaaatcaaattacataTGCCATTGAGCAAATAACGATGCAAGGGATCAACACCAAATCGCTGGGATCGGACAAACTCGACAGTTCTGGATTCACAGCTAAAAATGATCTCAATTCTCACTCCGGATTGATCAAGGAGTACAAGAAGCTAAGCATTCAGTTGAAGCAACTGCAGATTCTAGAAAAACGCACCATCAACCAGCTGACCGGTCTGCGGCAGGAAGAGACAGAAGCGTTGAGTAACATTCAAAAGTATAGCAATCTGGAGGTTCCGCGATCGGAGGCAACGGTTAAAATGAGTGAGCTTTCGAGTGTATTGCAGGAGTTGGAAGATAAGAAACGTGTCACGGAGAACGTGGTGGATGAGGCACGTAAACGCAATCAAGAGATCAAAATCAATCTGAAGAGCAATGAAACGTACAGACAGATTTCACACCTCGAGGATAAGCTCGTCGATTTGATCAAGGAGAACAAATCGCTGCAGGACTTTGTTGAACAGTTACAGAAGGTAAGACGGTTGTTGGAAAATACTTGCGGTACTACAACttttttgtaactttttgttttaGGAATGCGACTTTTCAGCTGTAAAAGATGAAGCGGAACAGCTTTTGGATGATCATAACAACTTGCTATGCGCTGAAACTAACAACAACGTTGCTAATCGTTTACCATAAAATATTGTAAGCCAATAATTTGATGGTTGATAAATTCTAAGGGAAATaatctgaaattgaaaattatatcgcttatggaaaaaaaagtaagaatcaaaaacttttcctagcACTATTagctgataataaatcttcgagttgtttagtggaatacctatgaataaatgaaaaaccgaatatatcactatggaccgatgcacgagttcact
It contains:
- the LOC110678310 gene encoding intraflagellar transport protein 74 homolog, giving the protein MEDFNNNSSSRSSSERPTSRRGGGMSTGAGGIFNSFNDSSSPSPIGILRPGTAMKAPSAVRGGTASRLTASNVLSANSSASTQRIGTALGNAGTRMTERPITQHGISGLSTSYGRIGTATGNRQVKDKRYWQAVLQSKIQEISQETEKLLKEKKFLDREKSARKLYEKRVKDSAKELTKLQSTLTSMNIALDNCSSGMTRQQLQNETLALRERNEHIQEQLEIVFKQRQIKDAENRELEAEAEKEKNKINEMIFSLPDADQQKYREYQALSDSLRQQNTIYHNQISELEKQKDRLNTMIMNSQTRTEAHRLKSKLKELIAKRNQMRDEESNRLSPAQEREKLINEVRSNNQALSSIGKQLKIIEDQLNEKKEMLQQIDQDLEEGNSERHIKYKELKKRDEVMSAFMDSFQQSLAVEKQNVESLKNQITYAIEQITMQGINTKSLGSDKLDSSGFTAKNDLNSHSGLIKEYKKLSIQLKQLQILEKRTINQLTGLRQEETEALSNIQKYSNLEVPRSEATVKMSELSSVLQELEDKKRVTENVVDEARKRNQEIKINLKSNETYRQISHLEDKLVDLIKENKSLQDFVEQLQKECDFSAVKDEAEQLLDDHNNLLCAETNNNVANRLP